From Antennarius striatus isolate MH-2024 chromosome 9, ASM4005453v1, whole genome shotgun sequence, one genomic window encodes:
- the c9h7orf78 gene encoding putative uncharacterized protein C7orf78 homolog isoform X1 has protein sequence MAPYSLLPLSVSFEDKIKFSSAQHLSATRSKWFDPPRVRGDGGRWSVKPPDFSLRLYKSTTAPPSLGQQKGVAPPKTRTAMCLPKLLPQLHQREDPPTFITTFRPPDALASQLRFVRMGKFPSLPYENPKPHVFRPLDQDLLDVVTTHDKDPGNINLKLKTLDFFGTTRTTTGHNGPPGPRLVRVLRGTQTRMDTMKPPEPQWDAGLILPKSPWPPKSASYTRHRRRRGAYDAFLDRVEEKLSPMWKNKTCG, from the exons ATGGCTCCCTACAGTTTGCTTCcactttctgtctcttttgAGGATAAGATCAAGTTCTCCTCCGCTCAGCATCTCTCTGCTACCAGGAGCAAATGGTTCGACCCCCCCAGGGTGAGAGGTGACGGCGGCCGGTGGAGCGTCAAACCGCCAGACTTCTCCCTGAGACTCTACAAATCTACGACGGCTCCTCCGAGTCTAGGGCAACAGAAAGGTGTGGCTCCACCAAAGACCAGGACGGCAATGTGTCTGCCGAAGCTTCTACCCCAACTCCACCAGAGAGAAGACCCCCCCACCTTCATCACAACCTTCAGGCCTCCTGACGCTCTGGCGTCCCAGCTGAGGTTTGTCCGGATGGGGAAGTTCCCTTCTCTTCCCTACGAGAACCCGAAACCGCACGTCTTCAGACCG CTGGACCAGGACCTTCTGGACGTGGTCACCACACACGACAAAGATCCCGGGAACATCAATTTGAAATTGAAGACGTTGGACTTCT ttgggaccaccaggaccacgaCAGGCCACAacggaccaccaggaccacgaCTGGTCAGAGTTCTGAGGGGAACCCAGACCAGGATGGACACCATGAAACCTCCAGAACCTCAATGGGACGCCGGACTCATCCTGCCCAAGTCGCCATGGCCTCCAAAATCAGCCTCCTATACG AGACACAGAAGGAGAAGGGGAGCGTACGACGCCTTCCTGGACCGAGTGGAGGAGAAACTGTCACCAATGTGGAAAAATAAGACATGTGGTTGA
- the c9h7orf78 gene encoding putative uncharacterized protein C7orf78 homolog isoform X2 — translation MCLPKLLPQLHQREDPPTFITTFRPPDALASQLRFVRMGKFPSLPYENPKPHVFRPLDQDLLDVVTTHDKDPGNINLKLKTLDFFGTTRTTTGHNGPPGPRLVRVLRGTQTRMDTMKPPEPQWDAGLILPKSPWPPKSASYTRHRRRRGAYDAFLDRVEEKLSPMWKNKTCG, via the exons ATGTGTCTGCCGAAGCTTCTACCCCAACTCCACCAGAGAGAAGACCCCCCCACCTTCATCACAACCTTCAGGCCTCCTGACGCTCTGGCGTCCCAGCTGAGGTTTGTCCGGATGGGGAAGTTCCCTTCTCTTCCCTACGAGAACCCGAAACCGCACGTCTTCAGACCG CTGGACCAGGACCTTCTGGACGTGGTCACCACACACGACAAAGATCCCGGGAACATCAATTTGAAATTGAAGACGTTGGACTTCT ttgggaccaccaggaccacgaCAGGCCACAacggaccaccaggaccacgaCTGGTCAGAGTTCTGAGGGGAACCCAGACCAGGATGGACACCATGAAACCTCCAGAACCTCAATGGGACGCCGGACTCATCCTGCCCAAGTCGCCATGGCCTCCAAAATCAGCCTCCTATACG AGACACAGAAGGAGAAGGGGAGCGTACGACGCCTTCCTGGACCGAGTGGAGGAGAAACTGTCACCAATGTGGAAAAATAAGACATGTGGTTGA
- the arl4aa gene encoding ADP-ribosylation factor-like 4aa: MGNGLSEQPGFISGIPFFQSFHIAILGLDSAGKTTVLYRLQFNEFVNTVPTKGFNAEKVKLSLGGQGTGTFHFWDVGGQEKLRPLWKSYTRCTDGIIFVVDSVDVERMEEAKTELHKIAKTSENQGVPLLVVANKQDLRHALGLAEIEKLLALKELGPATPWHLQPTCAIIGDGLREGLEKLHDMILKRRKVQRQQRKKR; this comes from the coding sequence ATGGGGAACGGCCTGTCAGAGCAACCCGGCTTCATCTCGGGCATCCCCTTCTTCCAGTCCTTCCACATCGCCATCCTGGGCCTGGACTCGGCTGGGAAGACCACCGTCCTGTACCGGCTGCAGTTCAACGAGTTCGTCAACACGGTGCCCACCAAAGGCTTCAACGCCGAGAAGGTCAAGCTGTCTCTGGGCGGCCAGGGAACCGGCACCTTCCACTTCTGGGATGTGGGTGGCCAggagaagctccgccccctgtgGAAGTCCTACACGCGGTGCACGGACGGCATCATCTTCGTGGTGGACTCGGTGGACGTGGAGCGAATGGAGGAGGCTAAGACGGAGCTCCACAAGATCGCCAAAACCTCCGAGAACCAGGGGGTGCCCCTCCTGGTGGTGGCCAACAAACAGGACTTGAGGCATGCGTTGGGACTGGCGGAGATCGAGAAGCTCCTGGCGCTGAAGGAACTGGGCCCGGCGACCCCCTGGCACCTGCAGCCGACCTGCGCCATCATCGGGGACGGACTCCGGGAGGGTCTGGAGAAACTACACGACATGATCCTCAAGAGGAGGAAGGTGCAACggcagcagaggaagaagagatag